The proteins below are encoded in one region of Reichenbachiella sp. 5M10:
- a CDS encoding NAD(P)H-dependent glycerol-3-phosphate dehydrogenase yields the protein MSSKTSSKKLVGVIGAGSFGTAIANILAEKSNVLLYVRDENKAKEIATTRVSSSQKIEENIEITTNLADIGNRCEIIFPIVPSANFRTMIRKLAPYLKPYHVLIHGTKGLDLNIPEGEVLSKENPLSRKYVRTMSEVILEETSVLRVGCLAGPNLAREIQERQPAATVVASHFEEVIDEGQKLLKNDRFMVYGSNDLIGIEFCGVLKNIIAIGSGAVSGMGLGENTRSLLISRGMVEMIHIGNALGGNTKAFIGLAGVGDLIATCSSSLSRNYTVGYRLAKGETIDEIKASMEEVAEGINTTIIIKQLADSLNIRVPITETLHKIIHGKMTMAESHTYFMKFPFRAEIDFI from the coding sequence ATGAGCTCGAAAACCTCTTCTAAGAAACTGGTAGGAGTCATCGGGGCGGGTAGTTTTGGTACTGCCATCGCCAATATCCTTGCGGAAAAGAGCAATGTATTGCTCTATGTACGGGATGAAAACAAAGCCAAAGAGATCGCTACCACGAGAGTGAGCTCCTCGCAAAAGATAGAAGAGAACATAGAAATCACCACCAATCTCGCCGATATCGGCAATCGCTGTGAGATTATATTTCCCATTGTGCCTTCGGCTAATTTTCGAACCATGATTCGAAAGTTGGCTCCATACCTCAAACCGTATCACGTATTGATCCATGGCACCAAAGGATTGGACCTAAACATACCCGAGGGAGAAGTACTCAGCAAGGAAAATCCGCTGTCTCGCAAATACGTGCGAACTATGAGTGAGGTCATACTCGAAGAGACCTCTGTACTGCGGGTGGGGTGTCTGGCGGGGCCTAACTTGGCCAGGGAAATTCAAGAACGACAACCGGCTGCTACTGTCGTCGCGAGCCACTTCGAAGAAGTGATTGATGAGGGACAGAAGTTGCTCAAAAACGACCGGTTCATGGTCTATGGGAGCAATGACCTGATTGGAATCGAATTTTGTGGCGTGCTCAAAAACATCATTGCGATCGGTTCTGGTGCCGTCAGTGGCATGGGCCTGGGAGAAAATACGCGTTCACTGCTCATCAGTCGTGGCATGGTAGAGATGATCCACATCGGCAATGCCCTAGGAGGCAATACCAAGGCTTTCATTGGGCTGGCGGGCGTGGGAGATTTGATTGCGACCTGTAGTTCTAGCTTGAGTAGAAACTATACGGTAGGCTATCGATTGGCCAAAGGAGAGACCATCGATGAGATCAAAGCCTCGATGGAAGAGGTCGCCGAAGGTATCAATACGACGATCATCATCAAGCAATTGGCCGACAGCCTCAATATTCGAGTGCCCATCACAGAGACCCTGCACAAAATCATCCACGGCAAGATGACAATGGCCGAATCACACACCTACTTTATGAAGTTTCCGTTTCGTGCGGAGATTGATTTTATTTGA
- a CDS encoding FISUMP domain-containing protein codes for MRLTQNFYELMTKTSQLLLLAIMTTLMVACGGDDDSDGDDVVPSCDDFSASAVRTAANEIQLTITEGSAPYAYTVTYQGGATQDGETSQSPVTIALTETAEAQSITVTDETDCSATAELAACALTATAVASDGEITLTVAEGTTPYTYVITYAGGSTQEGQFTDESATITADQSEDATLVLTDADFCTTETTVSADDLTSLLDTRDGQRYQIVTIGTQTWLAENFNYDYTGSLCYDDDAANCEEYGKLYTWAMVIEDDFAPEGWRVCTKIDVETLETEIGANPGEKLNPGGTSGFNAVQGGAYYEELFLGKDTDAYHWTITEIDELEANYFNIQADNDVLFDRKLNKEAYMSTRLVKE; via the coding sequence ATGCGCCTTACTCAAAATTTTTATGAACTCATGACAAAGACCTCTCAACTCCTGCTGCTCGCTATCATGACTACTCTCATGGTCGCCTGTGGCGGTGATGACGATAGCGATGGAGACGATGTAGTCCCTTCGTGTGACGACTTCTCAGCCAGCGCAGTACGTACAGCTGCCAATGAAATCCAACTGACCATCACTGAGGGATCAGCTCCCTATGCCTACACCGTCACCTACCAGGGAGGGGCGACTCAGGACGGAGAGACCAGCCAATCACCCGTCACCATCGCTCTCACAGAGACCGCAGAGGCACAATCCATCACCGTCACCGACGAGACAGACTGCAGCGCGACCGCTGAGCTAGCCGCCTGTGCACTCACCGCTACTGCAGTAGCTTCGGACGGGGAGATCACACTCACTGTAGCAGAGGGTACCACTCCCTACACCTATGTGATCACCTATGCAGGAGGCAGCACACAGGAGGGACAGTTCACAGACGAGAGCGCGACGATCACTGCGGATCAGTCCGAAGACGCCACCCTCGTACTCACCGATGCAGACTTCTGTACCACAGAGACTACAGTGAGCGCAGACGACTTGACGTCCCTACTCGATACCCGAGACGGACAGAGATACCAAATCGTCACCATCGGCACACAGACCTGGCTCGCAGAAAACTTCAACTACGACTACACCGGATCGCTATGCTACGATGACGATGCAGCCAATTGTGAGGAATACGGCAAACTATACACTTGGGCAATGGTAATAGAAGATGATTTCGCCCCAGAGGGATGGAGGGTTTGCACTAAAATCGATGTAGAAACCTTAGAGACTGAAATTGGGGCTAACCCAGGTGAAAAGCTGAACCCAGGAGGTACAAGTGGCTTTAATGCAGTTCAGGGGGGAGCATATTATGAAGAATTATTTCTAGGAAAAGATACTGATGCCTATCATTGGACAATCACAGAAATTGATGAGTTAGAGGCCAATTACTTTAATATACAGGCAGATAATGACGTGCTTTTTGATAGAAAACTGAATAAAGAAGCCTACATGTCCACCCGGTTAGTGAAGGAATAG
- a CDS encoding M48 family metallopeptidase, with the protein MNSDTILYLILGITLFDFVFAKTLGILNNRSRKQPIPTALEGIYDKQKYQESQRYQTAVFNFSLLSSTVSFVVMLALLWFGVFGWLDAQVRAIAPVEYLASLYFFGILYFVSDLMSIPFDLYGTFVIEQKFGFNKTTPKTFVLDKLKSWLMTVLIGGLIVSIFIALVALFPQTFWLYFWLVAAILMVFLNMFYTSLIIPLFNKLTPLGEGSLRDAITDYSQKVGFSLNSIFVIDGSKRSSKANAFFSGLGKKKKVVLYDTLIDQHSEEELVAVLAHEVGHYKKKHIVWSMILSVAQIGFMLWLLSLMISSSEVSWALGANSTSMHINVLAFGMLFSPVSTVIGILMNLLSRKNEYEADEYAVRTYDRQPLISALKKLTATNLGNLTPHPAYVFVNYSHPSLQQRIEAMEKVA; encoded by the coding sequence ATGAACAGCGACACGATACTCTACCTCATCCTTGGCATCACCCTTTTTGACTTTGTGTTTGCCAAGACCCTTGGCATCCTCAACAACCGCAGCAGAAAACAACCTATCCCTACAGCACTCGAAGGCATCTACGACAAACAGAAATACCAAGAATCGCAACGCTACCAAACGGCCGTCTTCAACTTCTCCTTGCTCAGCTCTACTGTGAGTTTTGTGGTCATGCTGGCACTACTCTGGTTTGGTGTCTTCGGATGGCTCGATGCACAAGTACGTGCCATCGCTCCCGTAGAATACCTCGCTTCACTCTACTTCTTTGGCATTTTGTACTTTGTCTCTGACTTGATGAGCATCCCTTTTGACCTGTACGGCACCTTCGTGATCGAACAAAAATTCGGTTTCAACAAAACCACGCCCAAAACTTTCGTCCTAGACAAACTCAAAAGCTGGCTCATGACTGTCCTCATCGGCGGACTGATTGTCAGCATCTTCATTGCGCTCGTCGCGCTATTCCCACAGACGTTCTGGCTCTATTTCTGGCTCGTGGCAGCCATACTGATGGTATTCCTCAACATGTTTTACACTTCTCTGATCATCCCGCTATTCAACAAGCTCACACCCCTGGGTGAAGGAAGCCTCAGAGACGCCATCACCGACTACAGCCAAAAAGTTGGTTTTTCACTCAACAGCATCTTTGTGATCGATGGCTCCAAACGCTCCTCCAAAGCCAATGCGTTCTTTAGCGGGCTAGGCAAAAAGAAAAAAGTAGTCCTCTACGACACACTCATCGATCAACACAGCGAAGAAGAACTAGTCGCCGTACTCGCCCACGAAGTAGGGCACTACAAGAAGAAACACATCGTCTGGTCTATGATCCTGAGTGTGGCTCAAATTGGTTTCATGCTATGGTTGCTCTCGCTGATGATCTCTAGCTCCGAAGTGTCCTGGGCGCTAGGAGCCAACTCCACCAGCATGCACATCAACGTACTGGCATTCGGCATGCTGTTCTCGCCAGTCTCAACCGTCATCGGTATCTTGATGAATCTACTGAGTAGAAAAAATGAGTACGAAGCAGACGAATATGCCGTACGCACCTACGACCGTCAACCACTCATCAGCGCCCTCAAAAAGCTCACCGCTACCAATCTAGGCAACCTGACTCCACACCCAGCCTATGTCTTCGTGAACTACTCGCACCCCAGCCTACAGCAGCGGATAGAAGCGATGGAAAAGGTAGCCTGA
- a CDS encoding HTTM domain-containing protein, translating into MPTPLRNEFFKPIDNSPIVVFRVLFGLLMAVESFGAIATGWVGRVFIEPSMHFPFIWTNWLSPLPGHGMYYYYVVMGVASLMVAAGYRYRWSSLVLALLWSGCYFMQKTSYNNHYYFAVLLCWFMAMINPQYRLSLDSQRTGIVQEYMPNWYRLFFVLQVFIVFTFASVAKLSDSWISGDFIQYKFASKASYPIIGDLLVTPWFQYLITYSGIVFDGLISPLLLWKRTRKIAFAALIGFNLFNSVIFQIGIFPYMMVALAIFFFEPDQIRKFFFKKGPDKQPSQVSTPSWVLYLFTAYFAWQIYLPLRHHWIEGDVLWTEEGHRLSWRMMLRSRSGSASFKVVDSQTGQEFSVRKKDYLTSKQSHKVSAHPDFAWQFAQFLHQEYLAKGVSDPQVYCQKSRLRINQGPYKTLIDPSVDLAHVPWDYLGHNAWVLLDGERKH; encoded by the coding sequence ATGCCAACCCCACTCCGCAACGAGTTTTTCAAACCCATTGACAACAGCCCCATCGTCGTATTCAGAGTCCTGTTTGGACTACTGATGGCCGTCGAATCCTTCGGAGCGATCGCTACTGGCTGGGTCGGTCGAGTCTTCATTGAGCCTTCGATGCACTTCCCTTTCATCTGGACAAACTGGCTCTCCCCCCTTCCGGGTCATGGGATGTACTACTACTATGTGGTCATGGGTGTAGCAAGCTTGATGGTCGCAGCTGGATACCGCTACCGTTGGAGCTCACTGGTTTTGGCCCTTCTCTGGTCTGGATGCTACTTCATGCAGAAGACCAGCTACAACAACCACTACTATTTCGCCGTGCTTCTATGTTGGTTCATGGCGATGATCAACCCGCAGTACCGATTGTCACTGGACAGCCAGCGCACAGGGATCGTCCAAGAATACATGCCCAACTGGTACCGACTTTTCTTCGTTCTACAAGTTTTCATCGTGTTTACTTTTGCCTCTGTGGCCAAACTCTCCGACAGCTGGATCTCGGGAGACTTCATCCAGTACAAGTTTGCCAGCAAGGCCAGTTATCCCATCATCGGGGACCTACTCGTCACGCCTTGGTTTCAATACCTCATCACCTACTCAGGCATTGTCTTTGACGGACTGATCAGCCCGTTGCTGCTGTGGAAGCGTACACGAAAAATTGCATTTGCCGCACTGATTGGTTTCAACCTCTTCAACTCGGTTATTTTCCAAATCGGCATCTTCCCTTACATGATGGTGGCATTGGCGATCTTCTTTTTCGAGCCGGATCAGATACGAAAGTTCTTTTTCAAGAAAGGCCCCGACAAACAGCCCTCCCAAGTATCTACCCCCTCTTGGGTACTCTACCTCTTCACCGCATACTTTGCCTGGCAAATTTATCTCCCCCTACGTCATCACTGGATCGAGGGAGATGTACTCTGGACAGAAGAAGGCCACCGACTGAGCTGGCGCATGATGCTGCGTTCACGTTCAGGATCGGCATCTTTCAAGGTCGTCGATAGCCAAACAGGCCAAGAGTTTAGTGTCAGAAAAAAGGACTATCTCACGAGCAAACAATCCCACAAGGTCTCCGCTCACCCTGATTTTGCTTGGCAATTTGCCCAGTTTCTACACCAAGAATACCTCGCCAAAGGAGTCTCGGACCCACAGGTCTACTGCCAAAAGAGTCGTTTGCGCATCAACCAAGGCCCCTACAAAACACTGATTGACCCTAGCGTAGACCTAGCTCATGTCCCCTGGGACTACCTCGGACACAACGCTTGGGTACTGCTCGATGGAGAAAGGAAGCACTAG
- a CDS encoding type IX secretion system membrane protein PorP/SprF — MLKKIFFLLFVVALFIPEDSYGQDPQFSQYYAAPLYLNPALAGINQQGRAGLNYRSQWPSIDASFETFSAYADNNFDEKNSSVGLLITSDKEGIAGLTSTEIALQYAYQVDVNYKWTFRPAIEASYTFRDLNFNRLTFGDQIDSNGPNGNPTAEQFDSSGKIRYFDLALGGLVYSKRIWLGAAMHHLREPDQSFIGNGSPLPRKLSIHGGYKIPLNTPYKKGETAKGMERSISPTFNYRNQGEFDQLDLGMYFTLQPVIFGMWYRGIPLKTPKGSGSNSESLIFMFGVTQKKVTFGYSFDYTLSSLGINSGGAHEVSITYTFKLGDPRKPSRDVRELKCPVPYMF; from the coding sequence ATGTTGAAAAAAATCTTCTTTTTGCTCTTCGTCGTAGCGCTATTCATTCCAGAGGATTCGTATGGGCAAGATCCGCAGTTTTCACAATACTATGCGGCTCCACTGTACCTCAACCCCGCTTTGGCAGGAATCAACCAGCAAGGTCGGGCAGGACTCAACTACCGGAGTCAGTGGCCTTCTATCGATGCTAGCTTCGAGACCTTTTCGGCTTATGCGGACAACAATTTCGACGAAAAAAACAGCAGTGTGGGGCTGTTGATCACTTCTGACAAAGAAGGAATCGCAGGCCTCACATCAACCGAAATCGCGCTACAGTATGCCTACCAAGTGGACGTCAATTACAAATGGACGTTTCGCCCTGCGATCGAAGCATCCTACACTTTTAGAGACCTCAACTTTAACCGCCTCACCTTTGGTGATCAAATCGACTCCAACGGCCCCAATGGAAACCCTACTGCCGAACAATTTGACAGTTCTGGAAAAATCCGATACTTCGACTTGGCCTTAGGCGGGCTCGTCTACTCCAAGCGTATCTGGCTCGGTGCAGCGATGCATCACCTCCGCGAACCAGACCAATCCTTCATCGGCAATGGCAGCCCTCTGCCACGCAAACTATCCATCCATGGCGGATACAAAATCCCCCTCAATACCCCCTACAAAAAAGGAGAAACAGCCAAAGGCATGGAAAGAAGTATCTCTCCAACCTTCAACTATCGCAATCAAGGGGAATTTGACCAACTGGATCTAGGCATGTACTTCACACTACAACCGGTGATTTTCGGAATGTGGTACCGTGGGATTCCACTCAAGACCCCCAAAGGAAGTGGCAGCAATTCTGAATCGCTCATTTTCATGTTTGGCGTCACCCAAAAGAAAGTCACCTTTGGCTATAGCTTTGACTACACTCTTTCCAGTCTCGGAATCAATAGCGGTGGAGCACACGAAGTATCGATCACTTACACCTTCAAATTGGGAGACCCCCGCAAACCCTCGCGTGACGTTCGCGAACTCAAATGCCCGGTGCCCTACATGTTTTAG